Part of the Chelmon rostratus isolate fCheRos1 chromosome 10, fCheRos1.pri, whole genome shotgun sequence genome is shown below.
AAACACATTAGTATGGCTTGAAAAGTGGTCACCAGTAATCAGTACTGGAATTGTAGTAAACAGTCTGAAGTCTGTTGGAAACCACCAACTTGGTGTGACGCTCTTATAAAACAAGTTACAGGTTATTAGACTTTAGGCTTGAATAGGCTtgaacaattttttttttcatgacagtTTAAGTGGTGCTAGTGTGCCAGTGCAACTGCAATAGCAGACTccaaatgtgtgtctgtgtgtgtgtctgtgtgtgtgtgagtgcttggGAACTGATGAAgatgctgttttcctcttttactCTGCTGTAGTCACTGCTTACACGTTCTAGTAACGAGCtattcattgacatgttcagggacatcatcatcatgctgctgcaggcgaacacagcagacaggaatGATAACTTATCTCTCTCTGCCCAcctcctctttcattctcctACCACTGCCCTTCCCACcttttttcatcctcctctcttaAGCCCACTGACGCCCAAAGCGATGCCCGGTCCTTCCTGACTGAGGAGATGATTGCAGGTCAGTCCttctgtgtgtcactgcaggtacctgaatcagttaatcaattacACTTGGTGAGGCTCCTCTACTGATTTTCATCTCCATTCAGACTGAATTGGGTTCTTAAATGAATGGCAGGTTGATTGGACTGAGTGAGGAGCTAGGAATGGCTTTCTGAAAATTGGTCTTGGAAATTGCTGATTAATGTTTGTTCCCTTTGGCCTCTTGCAATGTGTAAATCGCAAGATCCAAAAAAAGTTTTCTCCTCGATTTTGTTTAGTGAGTTTggactttttctctctctcgtccAGAGTTCAAGGCCGCCTTCGACATGTTCGACACCGACGGTGGTGGTGACATCAGCACCAAGGAGTTGGGCACCGTGATGAGGATGCTGGGCCAGAACCCATCAAGGGAGGAGTTGGATGCCATCATCGAGGAGGTCGATGAGGATGGTGAGATCATTGAGCTATATACAGATAGAAAAGGGAACAACAGATCTTGCATCTTGTTGCATAGACATTTTTAAGTTTGAGATGGGACTGAGGTTCACAGCATGTGTTGCTTCCTTCCTGTGGCCCTGCCGTTCGCTTCATTCCTGCCCTGTCCCTCCTCACTccctcacctcccctctcctcaggCAGCGGCACCATTGACTTCGAGGAGTTCTTGGTCATGATGGTGCAACAGTTAAAGGAGGACCAGGCTGGAAAGAGTGAAGAAGAGCTTTCAGAATGCTTCCGTATTTTTGACAAGTATGACACCCAACcctgacagaaagacaaacaccacATTACCACATGGCACAagcttttatatatatatatatatatatatatatatatatataaagttatACATATGTGGAAATTTTAGCATAAGTGCATCAACAACTTTACTTAGAATTCTTATGTGTTACTACACCCACAGTCTGTACCTCCATGCATGTATAGCTTTCTGTGTCCGTCTATATGAGTTGCATTTTATCATAATTCTACTTGACAAGCAAAAGAACAACGCTTTTTTCAGGAAATATTCTGGGCACTGTATGCACCTTTTTGTACTGATtatacagtttttctcaatcacgttggtgcttttctcacaatAAACAGTGCACAACAGTTaatgcatttctcaaaacaaatAGTGCAAACTACAAAACCTAGTGGATAACCTAGTGGATAAAAATGGATAGTCCATCCCTCAAAAGCAAGTATTTatgtcaatgaaactgccagtgtcatcaaaatgagaagtcttgACACCATCGTGTATGAACAAGATAGTCAAatggctttgtcatgttttcattatgacagtttattctctgtgttttccaatGCCAAAAAACGTCAGAACTCGATGacactacctgaaaatgctCAAGACAGCACTATACACTCCTTGAACaaccatttgaaaacaaaagtaaagtTACACATTGTGTAGttagaggaggaagtgaggacaagacgtttcacatttttactgtatatgtgctttgcaattctacagcattgtgcaaaagaaaaatacactgcagtcacttatttagaacaaacataagaaacatCCTTTTGGAAGAGCTGTGCACAATTCTGGCACATCCAGACGGTCCGGTCTGTCTGGCCACATAATTGTTAGtttaggagacatttccagggaaaaatgataaagaaaagtTACAAAATTTGCTTGACAGAATTTGATAACTAGTTCAACAATTTTGTATGTAATGACTCAAGCAATAAAATTAAGACTATTAGTTTTATTGGGAATGACTATTCAGCATCCATGAGTAtagttcattttgactgacGTGACATAAGCAGatgataatgtttaaaacagcagagaattgtatgaaagcagctgataccagtccaaaaacatttgcaattgcTTCAAAGGGAGGAGAAATTGCTACTTTTATGtgcacaaatgactaaatgttgaGGGGGTTGAACTAATAGTTATTagaattttcattctgatctgagaaaagcaccaaagtaACGGAGAAATACTGTAATATACAGCTATAATTACGACTGGTTTTAGTACAACAGTGCACTGGTCTGTGTGTCGTTTGTCTGACTGGTGTTGCCGTACCCCAGCAGAAGCAAGTGTAGGTGCTAATCAATCAACTATTTCTAAAGTTACCTGGAAAGTGAATTAGCCACATTTTACCCAGTAATCAACAATGGTGCTCACGGGTACATTTATTATGAGTGGCGGGGGACCCACCCAATCAATTTGGTCACCCCCAGTGTGGACTATGGCCTTGATTCTTAGCACTGTGGGAGAGGACAAACCAGTCTCTCTTGATTTTTTGTTCAGAAAACTAAGCTGCATTAAAAGTTTTAGAAAACACAATACTGCTCCTTAAAGGTGCAGACCTGACCAGCAGGTATGAGACTATAATGGTCCTCAAATGAACTcatgaacaaacagaaatgccgtatttccatcatgttttctacaGTGTTTCACCAGTTGAGGTTTGACTGACATTTAAAGGTCTAATATTAAGCTCATTTGTGTCATGCTTTAATCTTCAAAAAACATTATCTTTGTGATAGTCTCCATTTCTACAGCACCTCTattcaccctctgtctgaaacaCTCTGTTTTAGTGCCTGCCAAGCCTTCTCTGAATGATCAGTTCTCATAAcacctgctgtgtttcagcatCAGCTCTTCCAGTGTTTTTACAACCACAGCCATGCTGAGGGCGTGGCTGAGGGCGGTGGTTGTGTAGTTGCGGCATCACAAAATGGGCTGGGTACAGTTCTCACTGGATTCAGTATTTTGATACTTTCACAGTATTTATTGAGCACCTAGACCTGCTACATAATCACTTGCCACAGTATGGGATCTTTATTATGCAGTGGTTTAATTGCGCTAGACTGGAAAACTGGCACCACCTACTGCTTATCTCACAGTGAAACGACTCCTAGTGAATGAATAACGGTAGCGGATAGAAGAACacattcatttctaatttcCTTTGCTGATTTTATGATatatttggatggaaacctggctatggtgtctgtgtgtgtgcatgtgtgtgtgcttgtgtaatTATGTAATAGAGACGGCGAAGCGAGAGATTCGTTTTCACACTGttagtttaatgtttttatctgCAGGAATGGAGATGGCTTCATCGACCGCGAGGAGTTTGGAGATATCCTTCACATGACTGGAGAAACCGTCGCAGAAGAAGATATTGACGAGATGTTTGATGaatcagacacaaacaaagatGGAAAGATTAATTTTGATGGTAAGATTAAGATTTacatatatagatagatagatagatagatagatagatagatagatagatagatagatagatagatagatagatagatagatagagaagGAAAGAGCTGGCTGGCTAATTGGAGGGCTGCAATCTGGCTACAAAAGCCCAAAGGGTAAAAATTACTATTCATCTCCactaaacagcatttttttgtaGGCCTACAGATCAAGCAAACAAGAtataaagtgttaattagtgagctttagaggaaGGTGGATTTTGTCAACTttcaggctagctgtttacctctgtttgcagtctttatgctgagctcagataaccagctgctggctccagctccatTATCAATTTATTCTATATTGTCAATGGTCAGATATAAGAGTAGTATcaagctttttcttcttctttgaaaaaagaaaagaacttacaacaaaaatgtgttatATACAGCAATACCACCACATagacataataaaataataaaagaagaaaagaaaaagagaagatgtaaaatatatacaatGTCTATGCCTGCAGTCATATTAATCTCTCATCCTCTttataagaaaataaattagcatatttcccaaaatgccaaactattcctttacacACATCcctgtaaataaaatgtttttgtttggctAATCCTAATGTAAATATAACACATATATGATAGTAATGAGGGATGAGGTGGAGGGTACACTCATCAAAATCTCAGTTTTCTCGTCTATTTAGAGTAACCTAAATCTGAATATAACTCCCTGAGGCGGTGGGGGTAGAGAGGTTAAGATGAAAGGTAGAAAGATTCTGTTTACTTTCCCTTTCATTATCCACATTACCAGTACTAGCTGTCTCACAAACTACGGACTTCAGGAGGACTACAGTTTAAAAACAAGCTGTAAGTCTGTATGTATAAATACATATGAGGTGTTTTAACATATGGATTAAAATGATACTTCAATCTGTGATCATATGAGtagagcagaaaaagaaacatttaaagtgATCACAGTTCAAACGAGCAGACGTGGAGCGACAGGAATGAAGAGTATATGACATCTATTACAATGCTGTTACCATGCTGTTCTCCAAAGCCTTCCTCAGGCTTTGAATTCACTCATctgttcagtcattcattcatctggTCAACTGGATCCGTGCTGGGTTGCTTGGTTGACTGCTgccgtctctttctctctccagagTTTCTGAAGATGATGGAGAACGTACAGTAACGAGACTCTACATTCCTTGGTGACCCTTCCTCAGAGAGAGCATAAAGCATGCTGTCTGCTGGAAACCAGCTCAGAGCAAAATCTAGATGCTGCCAAACCCTGTACAATCATGAATGTGATGTTGGTTCTGAGACATCAAAATGGATACAAGTGAGACACCTTTAACCCCCCCGCCGCTGCCCCCCTTCCCCTTCTCATGTGAAACCCTGGGGCTTGCTGAGGATATCTATAAATATCTGTCCAAACCTTTTAAGACGAAGGCACTTTCCCCCGGCCTCCGCTTTAAGCTAGCCACCCAGCTGTCCCCTTggcagctgctgtttctccagAAATGCTACACCACCGAGCCTTaaccccaccctcctcctccaaaaCTAAATATCTTCTCCACCCTGTTCTGTGCTTTCTAAATAAATCCACTGTCTCCTCATTCCTCTTTGCAAATTATTATGTCACGCATGCCTGACACGTCTGATCTGATTTTGGTCTATTTCATTCTTCTGTTCATCTTGAGTGGGTCTGTCTGGGACTTTTAGATCGTCATGGTCTCTCTGGCCTCACACTCGTcagacacacataaatgcatgaccacactgacatacacactgacacacaagcacatgcacttCCTACACCACCAACCACATCCATCTTTTACACACACCTTTGTTCAACTACAACTGGTCTTATCTCCCTGTTCCAGTCCCAACTTCTCTGCCTTTTGAAATACCCCTATTTGCATAGACGGTGCCGTACACCAACCTCGCTGTCTCATTCAATACTAGAGAACTGTCACTTCTGAGGAAGTGTTCAGTAATCTGGTTTAAATTTATCTCTTCCAATTTGTTCTCCGCCTAAGTCTGTCACAACTCTCTTGATCTTCACGCAGCGGTCTCCCAGCACACGAGTCAGTGCCCCCAGCGGCTCATCCCCAGGGTGAGCCGTGAAGCCGAGGAAGGCACCACAGGCTTGAGGCTGCACAGAGCAATGAGTTAATTCCCCCTTTGGAAAATGCAGGTCTCTGTCTGGGTATATAGCCTGCAAGCCCCCCACCACTTCTCAAAAGCAACATCCCTCCCCTTTCCTCATGGCTGCTCCCTTCCTCAGCATCCTATCCTCCCCTCCTGTCTCTCGCCTCGGGCCCTCCCTTCCACCCCCCATATAAGGAGCATCAGGTTGTGTTTATCAGGCAGTGTGGCACCGGGCTGTGTGGGTGCTCGCCTCCCATCCCCGTCCTCTCTCAGCCTAATATCTTCCTGCTATTCAGGGCACGGCTAAAGGGgtggaggcagggggagagggGGTTGGGTGAGGTGGGGTCCAGTCACACAGCATTTTTCTCCTGGTTTTGAATTTCATGCTCAGATTGAAATACCATCATCACAAAACCCATAACCTACTTTAAAATCTTTGACTCCCCCTCCTTGTCCACTGTCTTAAGGCccaaaaagaaatcagcagtGTTTACTGACCAGCTGTGAGATCTTTAGCCTTACTGCTATTTCATTAGCATTTTAGTTGAGTTATTTTTAGAGAGATCACCACAGAGAGCTGCTAAGGGGCCATTTCTAAGGAAACCTAATGCATTAACTAGATCTTTTTGtgggcatttttgcttttcagtatatgaattgaattgaatgaataTGAATTGTCACAGTTCTTTCTGACATCCTCCATCTGATAGATTCAgttttaacaaaacatttatcagacagtgaaatgctctctgcatcttttcttttttgcatcaTCTTCATTCCCTACTGTACATTTCTCTACCTTGACCTGGAACACAAAAGTGCTAAACCCTCCGCTTCAACCTCTTTTACATTCTTAAACCTGCATCTTCAAGAAACAAGAGCTTTCCACTCCAAAGTGTGATTGGCTCGTAGTGGCCCAGAACCCTAAAAGTTCAGGGTACTAAATCTGGAGGCctgtgggaggcagggggcgGGACCTGGCTGTGCCGTTTAAAGTGTGTCTGACCCTTCACTTGACGTCTAGTCTCTCTGTTGGGGTGCACGCGGATTGACCACTCCTTTGGGCTTTTCTTGTTTCCTTGGATATTTGGGGGGGAAAAGCTAATCCACAAACATGGTAAGAAAAATCAATTGTGCAAATGACTCGTTGGACTAGTCCAAGTTGGTCAGTCAAACAGCCATTAGTTATTAACCCATAATAATGACAGCCTGTGAATTGGAAGTTTCGTGATTAAGTATCTGTATCTGTTAAGCTATAGATGTCTATCTGTTATTTTCCCTTAAAATTTCTacatcagatgtgttttttctaaattctgcattttattaatttccacatttgaaatagtttgagttcatttgaataaaattcTGAATAAATTCGAGATTCACATTTAGTGAGCAAATAGTGCAAATATTACTGATCCTAGTTGAAAGTTGAGATGAGGAGTTGGGTGGGTGTCAGCTGGGAAGGTGTGGATTCTGCTGAGGCGACAGATCGTCGGGGATTGCATGTCTGCAGGCCTTATACAGAGAACCTGAGGTGTTGAGCCACAAATAGCAGGACTAATTTTCACCAAGCTCAAGAATCCATCTGAGGCTCAGCCGCTATGTCCTGCAAGGCTTGACTAATGGGAGCTTGTTAATGTCACAAAAATGAATCATAcagtgatgtaaaaaaaaaaaagaaaagaaaagaaaaagaaaaaaaagaaataaaaagaaaaaaaacggaATATAGAATAATCCTCACATTTCCGTCATATTCCCAAAATGTATCTTCTGTACTGTGCGTAATGATATTTTATGATTCCCTGGTATCATTAGTAAATGAAGACATTTACGTGGTCTTTAAAGTAATTTTAATatttagaaaaagaaatcataaGAGCAGCCTCTCTGGTCAGGAAATGGCTACTGTCGCCATGACAACTTGGCCTGAAATCAGCTTAGTGTGCAGGGTTTTAAGTGGAATGATTAATGACGTCTAAATGAAGCACGCAGTGAATGATGGAGTGAAAGAATTGGTCCTGTTTTCTTCCAGACTGACGCGCAACAAGAGGCCCGCTCCTACCTGAGCGAGGAAATGCTGGCTGGTGAGTACGCCTTACTTAAGTAATGTCGTTACTTTGTCCAGGAACTAGTAATGTAGCAGATTACTAATCAAGAGATTAGCGGCCTCGTTGTTTTCCGTAATCACATCACGACACATTAAAATGAAGTGAGTCATCCAATTCCGCCACCTAGAATTTTTCTGTCAGAATGAGGTCTTTtagaataaacacacagttttagaTCCTCTGCCTGGACTAATTCCCAGCACTATTATATAGGCTAAGATGGAGGCAGATTCACCTGTTTTTAGACAGAAACTTAGTTGTGCAGCGTTCTTGTCTTACTGCGATGAATTGCTGCTCACCAGTAGTAACAGCCAAGTAGATATTGCGCACAAATAAGCCCGGTTTTTGAGTCACATTCAGTCAACTCTGATCTCTCCAGAATTCAAGGCCGCCTTCGACATGTTCGACACCGACGGCGGCGGTGATATCAGCACCAAGGAGTTGGGCACCGTGATGAGGATGCTGGGCCAGAACCCGACAAGAGAGGAGTTGGATGAGATCATCGAGGAGGTCGATGAGGACGGTGAGCGATGGATAATAGTGATTCCAACACAGTAGGCCTATTGTGCGCAACGAGTGATTTAACGCAAACGCGATGCAAGACTGCGACACGTTATGTTTCCACATCAGCTCAAATAAACCAAGAAACTTTTTAACATTACTTGGAACCTCTGTGATTGGGCGTTGGTCAGGTGCACAATGAGAGAGTGTTGATCCTAAATGCTGCACGGCACTGCAGGAGTTGCTTTtctaaaatgacattttcttcaTAATTTCATGCGCAAAATTGTGCGCAAAGATAAGCGCACTTGTGTCACACATGGAGCGGGGGGCCTTGTGCTCTCCGTCGGGCTGACCATTGTTAATCAGCTATGTGGCTTCTGTGTCACACTCAGGTAGCGGTACCATTGACTTCGAGGAGTTCTTGGTCATGATGGTGAGGCTGCTAAAGGAGGACCAGGCCGGCAAGAGCGAGGAAGAGTTGGCAGAGTGCTTCCGTGTGTTCGACAAGTACGTGCACACTATTATTGCAAAGAAGTTTTAAAGTGGTTTAGGCTACTTGGTGTGCTGTACACACAgcgttttgttttctttttgttggtgtttgtaatttcacacatttctgtcttttgcgTAGGAACGGCGACGGCTACATCGACAGAGAGGAGTTCGCCCTCATCATCCGCAGCACCGGCGAGGCCATCACAGAGGACGAGATTGATGAGCTGATGAAGGATGGAGACAAGAACGCCGACGGCATGCTGGACTTTGACGGTACATgcacgatgatgatgatgatgatgatgccgaACTACTCATTTGAAGTTGACAATCTGTCTTGATTGGAAAGCAGCtcatttgcttttgcttttgcttttcatttgtttaagtTATTAAGtttgctgctgatgatgatcaaGGCAAGTGGAACTTTCCATCTAAATAACGCCGTCCCATCTCTATTTTCCAGAATTCCTCAAGATGATGGAGAATGTGCAGTAAAACCAGAAAGACTCATGGACATTCCTCCTTCCCCCTGTGAAGCCCCATTCTGGACGCATCCGACCCCCTATTGATCCACTCAAACCACCCCCACACACCCGTCCCCCCTCCTGTCCACCTGGTTCACTGGCTCTCTTCTCCATCGTTATAGACAACCTCAACAGACAGCTAGGGCACCCGGCGGGGGTCGTTGGCTGGGCTAAACTCTTCCCCAGCTCGCTTGTGAATGCAGACAGGCCACAAATGCCATGAGGAAATTATCTGCAAGTTGCGGTGTGCATTTCATGTCACCATCGACCCCCCCGTCATGCTGGAAAAGCTCTGATCTAGAATCTAGTCTAGATAGAACGGCAGCCTGTTACCTGCTGCTTAGACCAATTAAGTCAACCACTTCACTGTACAAATAAGTAAACTTGCttgaactgaataaatgaacaaacacatgctcaCTTGTAGTTGGTCTGTCATATTTGTGGTCTGTGTAAAAATTTTGTTTTGAGGAATATCaataaaatctgtttgtttcttctttttgtccattttgtttGAAGCACATCCGTCTTGGCGCCCTCACCTGCTTTTGCGCTCATCATACTGTAGACTTTGAAGGCATTGCTGCTGACACAGGTGGCGTGTAAGGTGGTGCCAATTTTAGGGCCACGCTTGGGGCTAAATGTAGAAAGGATGCGCACGCCCAAAAACCATGCGCGCACCATTCCCCGCACATAAACTGGTATTTATAGAAGAAGAGTGTGCGGTGAGATTGCGCGCAACTCAAGCATGCTTCAGACCAGGTTTGCGCAGTTCCCCGGAGATTACTGCGGGTGATATAACATACGAGATGTACACTGATCTAAACACTGTTTAGGTTATTTACCAATTTCACTGATTGTGTCTACACGGCGTCCTGTACAATGTGACTCAGAGGCGCATTTAAAGGATTTATAAGTGATTCATTTCAGCATTCTTTTTATCAGCTGAGCCATCATCATCCCTGTTTTAATGGTCTTTTTATCATCAGTTGCGAAGCACTTTGGGCGCTATAAAAAGTTAGAGCCGTACGAAATTATTGCGCGTAACGACGAGGTGACAAACATTTTTAGCGATGGCTCTTCATAGTTTTATGCAACTGGTCCCTGCAAAGGACACACAAAAACCCCACCAGTTTTTCAATAAAGGACActgatctttctttttttttcttgtaaggCCCAGAATTGGTGGCGGCATCATGCCGTTTAATAAGGGCTCCAGCATGCGGAATTATCAGCACCAAGAGGAGCCAATTTGCTTTCaccaaaaaatgtcaaacatcacCACTTGCCCTGCAGCTAATGATTTCATTATCAAATGATGTGCGGATTTTTATCTCAGTTAATTACTTTGcctacaaaatgtcagaacatCGCAAAAGATTCTCCAACACACTTTCCCAGAGTCAAGGGTGACGTCTGTAGTTTGATTGTAAGAGCTATGGTGTCATGATGCAACTGAAAGTGTGTTAACAGCCATTAAAGATCTACAGTTAGTGCACTATGATGCTGCCATACTGAAGCTTCGGTGTATTTGTGCTTGTGATGTTAAGCTATAAATGTCACAGTGCACATGTAAGGAAGAGTCTCTTCTGGTACACAAATTAACATTAATGCCAATATGCAACTTTATTGAAACAGTCCCACACAGCATGACATCGGACACAGCGGTTACTCcatataaaatgatgcacatcacacatcataaacacactgacactgacaagtCAGGTGTGAACAAACTCCTCAAGAACACAAGTCAGTGAATGAACGTTTCAGCaatcaaaaagaaataaaatgccaAATTAGGTGAAGGTCCAAATAGTGTCTGATATGATTGGTCAGGTTAGGATCCATAATTTGCCTCGTCGAAAGCTTTCCGGGCTCTCTTCAGCTCTTCGTTCATGGTCAGCAGATCTTTGACTCTGGCGAACTTCCTGGGGTCCTTGCGAATTAGGAAAACGATGTCCTCCACCTGGACGCGGCCCTGGCGTCCGATGGACATAGCTTTATGGGTCATTTCCGTGATAAACTCGATCACCAGGTCCTCCAGAATATCCACAGACTCTGTGTACGGGTTCTGGTCGTCTCCAAACCCGTACATCATGCACCGGAGCTCCTTCGAGAAGAGCCTCTTTCTCTTCCCGTGGCCGACATCTACTCCACTGGATccgtcctccacctcctcatcaaAGCCAGTCTCGTCTTCTTCATCCGCCATTCTGCTGAATAAAACAGGAACACGCTGCTTTAACTAACGAGCAGTACAAGCACTTCGCCGCTGAGCAGTAACGTGTCTAACATTAAATCTAATTTGTTATTATGTTGAGTTAAAATCAATACATGCTTCCTAGCAAAACAGGTTTACCTTTTAGCTCAGCAGAGGTTCACAACAGTCCGCGGTCTCTGTTGACTTCCGCCTTTGGCTTCTCGACTGCGGAAGTGATTTGGAGAGTAAAAAGGATTGCTATAGAAAATACTGCCCCCTGTGGTTAGTTTCCTTTCAACACAAACATCCCCCAGTAGTGAATTGCGTGACGGCAGCTAACATCAAAAAGTTTGATAGGGGACACATTTTACTCAGCCATACAGTCAACATGACTGACGGTAGGCCTCTTTAAAAGACAATTTTGTTGGATTCGGGCAGAAGCCAAACTCTATTTAAAAAAGATGACGTTTTGAAACCGCTGTGTCTGTGGATTAACGTTACGTCTGAACGTTATATAGCGCTACTGTTAACTGGTAAAGCAAGTCCGCGAGTGTAGCGTTACAAACTTGATTGATCcacaatttcattttatatGCTTTTTGTGCGTATTGTTTTAGTGGAAATCTCAATGGTGGCGGTACCGAGCAataacaaccaaaacaaaaagtcagaatATATTAAATCATGCAACTTGTTGTTGGGCTGTGTACATGCCGAATTAAAAAATGTCTCACGCTGATTCGAGATATGTCTTCGATTGTGACATATGTGTCTTGTAGGCGTGAAATTAACATGGCCGCTGTCAATATAGATATTGATCAATGGAGTTCAGTGTGAGGGTATCGCCGGACACGTACCGGGGGAACGCACTGTGTACCCATGTCACAAGTTGCAGAAGGCGAGTGATGCCGCAAGCTTAGCGGAGCCTAGCGTTACTTTCTACGTCAACAAATAACCTgtaactgtttattttttatgtggTGAGCTTCTATCATTAACTTGACAACATGATATTGAATTAGCTGGATAGCAAGC
Proteins encoded:
- the si:rp71-17i16.4 gene encoding troponin C, skeletal muscle → MPTDAQSDARSFLTEEMIAEFKAAFDMFDTDGGGDISTKELGTVMRMLGQNPSREELDAIIEEVDEDGSGTIDFEEFLVMMVQQLKEDQAGKSEEELSECFRIFDKNGDGFIDREEFGDILHMTGETVAEEDIDEMFDESDTNKDGKINFDEFLKMMENVQ
- the tnnc2 gene encoding troponin C, skeletal muscle; its protein translation is MTDAQQEARSYLSEEMLAEFKAAFDMFDTDGGGDISTKELGTVMRMLGQNPTREELDEIIEEVDEDGSGTIDFEEFLVMMVRLLKEDQAGKSEEELAECFRVFDKNGDGYIDREEFALIIRSTGEAITEDEIDELMKDGDKNADGMLDFDEFLKMMENVQ
- the taf13 gene encoding transcription initiation factor TFIID subunit 13, with translation MADEEDETGFDEEVEDGSSGVDVGHGKRKRLFSKELRCMMYGFGDDQNPYTESVDILEDLVIEFITEMTHKAMSIGRQGRVQVEDIVFLIRKDPRKFARVKDLLTMNEELKRARKAFDEANYGS